Proteins encoded in a region of the Zea mays cultivar B73 chromosome 2, Zm-B73-REFERENCE-NAM-5.0, whole genome shotgun sequence genome:
- the LOC100277486 gene encoding uncharacterized protein isoform X1 has product MASLGRLKSAIFDREERKMQYQSHIRGLNAYDRHKKFMKDYVCVGTYKIPVMLEIQFYGHEKNVDSSLPIKTDKDTLREGYRFILSEEDEMDSTWEKRLVKRYYDKLFKEYCIADMTQYKKGKIGLRWRTEKEVISGKGQFICGNRHCDEKHGLGSYEVNFSYVEAEEQKQALVKLVACKRCAEKLAYKRQKEKENENELPGEKEIDLKDSDKRKRKHEESDHSSEDEKYRRKKKGFKDAKNSGSQRPADRCGASSKSSGNSDEAFEEYLEGMFP; this is encoded by the exons ATGGCGTCGCTAGGGCGGCTCAAATCCGCCATCTTCGATAGGGAGGAGAGGAAGAT GCAGTACCAATCGCACATCCGCGGGCTCAATGCCTATGATCGCCATAAGAAGTTCATGAAGGATTATG TATGCGTGGGCACATACAAGATACCCGTGATGCTCGAAA TTCAGTTTTATGGCCACGAGAAAAATGTGGATAGTAGTTTGCCCATCAAAACTGATAAAGATACGCTGAGAGAAGGATACAG GTTCATTCTTTCCGAGGAAGATGAGATGGATTCTACTTGGGAGAAAAGGCTGGTCAAACGTTACTATGACAAGCTGTTTAAGGA GTATTGCATTGCTGATATGACCCAGTATAAAAAAGGCAAG ATTGGACTGAGATGGAGAACAGAAAAGGAGGTGATATCTGGCAAAG GGCAATTCATCTGTGGTAATAGGCATTGTGATGAAAAACATGGTCTAGGTAGTTATGAG GTCAATTTTTCTTATGTTGAAGCAGAGGAGCAGAAACAAGCACTAGTGAAATTGGTAGCTTGCAAAAG atgtgcagaaaagcttgctTATAAGAGGCAAAAGGAGAAAGAGAATGAAAATGAGCTCCCTGGTGAAAAGGAAATTGATTTGAAAGACAGCGACAAGAGAAAGAG AAAACATGAGGAAAGTGACCACAGCTCAGAGGACGAGAAATATAGAAGAAAGAAAAAAG GATTTAAGGATGCCAAAAATTCTGGTAGCCAGAGACCTGCAGATCGGTGTGGAGCATCTTCAAAGAGTTCAGGGAACAGTGACGAAGCCTTCGAGGAGTACCTGGAAGGCATGTTCCCGTGA
- the LOC100277486 gene encoding uncharacterized protein LOC100277486 — protein sequence MASLGRLKSAIFDREERKMQYQSHIRGLNAYDRHKKFMKDYVQFYGHEKNVDSSLPIKTDKDTLREGYRFILSEEDEMDSTWEKRLVKRYYDKLFKEYCIADMTQYKKGKIGLRWRTEKEVISGKGQFICGNRHCDEKHGLGSYEVNFSYVEAEEQKQALVKLVACKRCAEKLAYKRQKEKENENELPGEKEIDLKDSDKRKRKHEESDHSSEDEKYRRKKKGFKDAKNSGSQRPADRCGASSKSSGNSDEAFEEYLEGMFP from the exons ATGGCGTCGCTAGGGCGGCTCAAATCCGCCATCTTCGATAGGGAGGAGAGGAAGAT GCAGTACCAATCGCACATCCGCGGGCTCAATGCCTATGATCGCCATAAGAAGTTCATGAAGGATTATG TTCAGTTTTATGGCCACGAGAAAAATGTGGATAGTAGTTTGCCCATCAAAACTGATAAAGATACGCTGAGAGAAGGATACAG GTTCATTCTTTCCGAGGAAGATGAGATGGATTCTACTTGGGAGAAAAGGCTGGTCAAACGTTACTATGACAAGCTGTTTAAGGA GTATTGCATTGCTGATATGACCCAGTATAAAAAAGGCAAG ATTGGACTGAGATGGAGAACAGAAAAGGAGGTGATATCTGGCAAAG GGCAATTCATCTGTGGTAATAGGCATTGTGATGAAAAACATGGTCTAGGTAGTTATGAG GTCAATTTTTCTTATGTTGAAGCAGAGGAGCAGAAACAAGCACTAGTGAAATTGGTAGCTTGCAAAAG atgtgcagaaaagcttgctTATAAGAGGCAAAAGGAGAAAGAGAATGAAAATGAGCTCCCTGGTGAAAAGGAAATTGATTTGAAAGACAGCGACAAGAGAAAGAG AAAACATGAGGAAAGTGACCACAGCTCAGAGGACGAGAAATATAGAAGAAAGAAAAAAG GATTTAAGGATGCCAAAAATTCTGGTAGCCAGAGACCTGCAGATCGGTGTGGAGCATCTTCAAAGAGTTCAGGGAACAGTGACGAAGCCTTCGAGGAGTACCTGGAAGGCATGTTCCCGTGA
- the LOC103649448 gene encoding uncharacterized protein translates to MGDLKEVFRSLQELFPEVDHRMLKAITIEHHKDVDSAVVTVLDEVMPFMTGSAGVDGYVGNLSSMDGSVGNLFANHSTHEVGSSSSVSILEEAKTPGDMSKVVDPALLAEMAELESDEEEADTDDTY, encoded by the exons ATGGGTGACCTCAAGGAGGTTTTCCGCTCCCTCCAAGAACTCTTCCCTGAG GTTGATCATCGTATGCTGAAGGCTATCACAATTGAGCATCATAAAGATGTTGATTCCGCGGTTGTTACTGTTCTTGATGAAGTCATGCCGTTCATGACGGGTTCAGCTGGAGTGGATGGTTATGTTGGGAATTTGTCATCTATGGATGGTTCTGTTGGGAATTTGTTTGCTAATCACAGCACACATGAAGTGGGAAGTTCATCATCTGTTT CTATACTTGAGGAGGCCAAGACCCCCGGTGACATGTCCAAGGTGGTCGACCCAGCGCTGCTGGCCGAGATGGCAGAGCTGGAGAGCGACGAGGAAGAGGCAGACACCGATGACACCTACTGA